The genomic DNA ACTTTCAGACTTGCAGGCAGCGTCCGTGCGCAGAAAGGCCACTACTATGAAAGTTGCTGCTGTGCCTGCCCTAAAAATAATTCACGAGTATCGAAGCCGGCGCCGCGTCCTCATCGTCGAGGATGGACGGAGTAATGGGACCAATATACGTATAATACTGTCAAGAAGATAGGTTTACTATGCGCTTTCAGAAGTATGTCCTTTAAAGTGTTACCGCCTAGTAATGCTCACCCAGGCAGGGTACGTATCATTTTGAGAACAAGATGATCAGAGAGATGGCACCATTGTCACCAGCTAGGGCGCTTTTTCGGCATTCAATACCGAAGATATGTCGCTTGCGGTTCATGAAATAAATGTCCCTTCCTACAACCTTGGCGTTTGCAGAAACTGGGGAATTTAcctggaggaagaacggGAGTTTTTGGTGCTTACCGATtgcaagagaaggaaatcgCTGTACAGTAGTAAGAATACGAAGAGCACAAAACCTGCAGATGCTATCAACTGCTTTCAAATACACGAAGGCATTGCTGGTGATGAGCCACGCCGCCATTTTGGACAGCGGCATTAGATAAACAAACTGCCTGTACTGGCCATGTTGTTGTCGCGAACGGCGATAGAATGAGTGAAGGACATGTGAGGCAGTAAGACAATATTAGCTTAGTCAGTTTGCTTTTAGCTCCCTTCACCCCAAAGgttttttcccttttggTCCAACAAAGTCGATTGATCCAATAGTAGGCCTAGATCACTGTAGTGAGGTTAGATTTAATTGTTTCTGCTATCGGGCACGTGCAACCCTGGGGTGCTATCCATGACAAGAGAGGCCCCCATTTCGGTAGATTGTGGTTTGCACATCATGATAAGTCACATCTCCTTGTATTCTTTACATATGCCGTCCTTAGCTTAATTGTATGCCATATCAGGCTTCCAAAATTTCCTTCAACTTTACGGCGAGAGGTCCAGCAGAAGCAGGGTTTTGGCCTGGATATATGTTCAGTGGAGAGCGTGATGTGATGGTGCTTGGGTAATGCGCAATGGTGACCTACCAGTTAAAACTCCCTGATCCCAAATGACTTTGACACCCCAGTCTTGGTCGGCCTTCTCATACTGCCCACCAAGTTCCTTGATTTTGTCTTCCAAACTGAAAGGGAGAATATTGACAAAATCATTGTAAGGAGTTTGTGCTTCTTCACTGTTAGAAAAGCCTGTGACACGTGCGCCAGCGAAAATAGACCTCCTAGTCGCCGGGTTGGTAGCAAGGATGAAAGCGCCAGGACCATGACACACTGCAGACACCGGCTAGCCCTATTCCTTAGCCGAATGACACCCATGAGAATGTTCAATTGTCTTACCTTTTTTGCAACGTAGAAGTCCTCTACAAGCTTGGCAAACTTTTCACTCTTCGCCAAATCAATCAAAGGCCCATGCTACGAGATGCTTCATGATCAGCTCCTAAACACTTCCATTCAAGCACGCTCTTCCGGTCTGGAATTACGCTCTTCCCTTTTGGAATCAGCACTCACTCCGCCGATGACAAACATGGCTTCATAATCCGCGGCCTTGACGTCTTCTACCTTTTTGGTGTTTTTGACCAAATTTTGAGCTTCAGGATCTTTCAAAAACTTCTGCGAATCTTCGTCCTGGAAATTCTTGACAGAGGTTTCGTCGACAGGGACGGGGCCACCCTTAGTGGAGATGGCTTCAATACGGTAATGGGGGGAAAGGACGTAGTACGGGTGGGCGGCTTCAGGAAGATACCATCCTGTCGGCTGCAAAACAATATCAGTCATTGGCAGGTACTAAAGATAAATAAGGTAAAGGGTGGGAGGTCACACGTACTGCACCGTTGAGAAGCTTCTCGGCCGAGGTGAAGACGAAAAGTACGGCTTTGCTAGGCTGTGACATGGCTGAATTTACGAACTGAGGTTTTTGAAGTACGGTTAGTCAGGCAGTGAACAATACTATTGATATACAACTACTATTATTATTGTGGGAGGAAAATGAGAAACAGAACAGAGGTTGCTGATTACCAGCCATTCATCTTTTGTTCATATTAATCTGATTGGATacaacatcatcatgtGTCTGCTGGTGTTCATCTGGCTAGAAATGACGTAGATTGCGCTGGTTATCGTTCGTCGATCTGacacgacgacgacgacgctGCTCTCGAGGGAGGACCTCTGCGAACGCGAACACTAAAATGATTGATAACAGTATTATGAATAAAATAATTTAAAAAGCAGCATATCAGTACGGTGGTGATCAATTACGGGATAAGTACAAGAGGCAGGCAAGACCGACCGTGGCATTTGGAATGATTCCACGTGGGCTCAATTGCTTTTGTACGCGTGTTACACCAACCTAGACTGCATgcatctttcctcccttctttgACGACATTGTGGCTTGGGGCAATGTGGAGTACCGTGCATGGCTATAGTGCTATAAATAGGTAAACATGATGGCCAAAACACCGCACTATGTTGTtgttcatcatccatcactctctctttcctcatcgcATCGCTGCCCCTTTCTCAGCAGTATActacttcctcctccgttTCCCCCCCCAgtcttctccaccacccttctgctctctccatccattATCACTACGCGCCCCGCGGCAGATTGTTTCGAACCGATCCCCGATCGAATTAATTCAAGCAGGTTTTTCCCGGAAAAAAACCAAATTACCTCCTTGAAATAAGCGAGGAATCAAGTTTGAAACAAGACTCAAAATGGGAttgttttttttctgcTTAAACCAAACCGGGGCGTCGTATTGTTTTTAGCCATCTTTTGAGGTCGTTTCAAACCGAAAAATGGTTTGTTTCGAGTCGCTAATAAGCCTCGTTTTAATGCTCATTTACAGCTTGCATATCTAGCTGCTAGATATAGATTGATTTCACATTACAATTAATATACATGCATACATGACTGGTACATAGCGAAAAATACTGATCTCTGACTCCCCCAAAACCACAAACACTCACAGTCAAGCTCAGCGGCCGTTGGTAAACTTGTACCATTTTTTGTTTTGAGCCGTTGCTTGCCCAAATAATCCAGCGGCCAAAGACTGTGATAGCGCTCGCGAGTGAAGAGATCGGGATGCCTATCTTGCATCTTTTTTATGAGGCAGTTGGTCAGCCAGTCACCCCCTATGATGGTAGCCGAAAACAAAACTTACCAACTTGATAAAAAGATCTCGTTGTACGAACGTCGTCTGCTTCCACGTCGCACCACGAGCAAAGCCAGCCTGGGCGACGCTTTCGCGTACAGATTCCTGGATATGTTGTCAATACGTTGCTGCTACGGACGACGAACTAATAGCTAGCATGCTCTTGTCCCGCCAAACCCATCGCGATCCTAAGGTTGAAGCCCTTTCGCGAGATGTCCTTTGGCTTATAAATGGGAAAGGGCGATGAAACTTAGAAAGTCGCAGAGTCAGTCAAAGCGAAGATGCTCTGTCCTTTAATTAAAAGTTTACCTGCTCACATCCAAGCTCTTCGCAGCGTACAGGCGCATTGCTGCAATCTTTTGATTTCAAGGCACTCAGCTGTTGAAACAGCTGGAATCTTGGACAATCGGAAGACGTTTGAGGAGTTTTCCCGCTCTTGGAGGCCTTTAGGAGGAGGGTACAGCCTTCTCGACCACAAAGCCACAAGGATAATAGTGTTTTCCCAATTTTCAAGAATGTCTTCGAAATTGAACCAAATAATAAACCGTGGAGCTCCCGCCGGAGACAACGAGGATCCGCACACCTAATGAAACAGCCCGGGTGCCCCAGATTTCAAGTGGTGGGACCAGACTCGTGCGAGTGGTCAGACATTGGGGGGTTGATGTCACCCACTCAGGAATTGCCTGCCTCTTGGGATAGTACGTAATAGTCACGTAgaacgaagaggaggcCGCTGCCGGCAGATAGCGAGGCATGAACTACATCAGCGGAGAGGATTATAATCTCCGTTCTCGTCAGCTTGTTGCAGATTTCACGGCGAAATATTACTGTGATGTTGCTCCTTGATGATAAAAACACACCAGCACCAGGTTTCTAAGAGTGCACTAACGTTTATCTCACGATAATCCGTGTATTGACTACTATTACTTTTGACTTTCAGTGCATTGAGAATAACTACGATGAAATTAGACGCCACCGACCTAAGGTATATTTCTGCGGATGAGTTTCGCGTTCTCACTGCTGTAAGTCATTGACCTACCTTTCGACCctggaaagggaaagggctGATAGTGCCGCAGGTTGAGATGGGCTCTAAAAATCACGAAGTAGTTCCCTCCCAGCTTGCTGCCGAATTGTCCCAGATTCGTGGGGGAAACGTCAAGAAAGCCTTAGGCGACCTTGCAAAACGTAACCTGGTAGCTAGAGTACAGAATGTCAAATGTACGTAAGCCGGGCTCTTATATTGTTGTTCAGTGCTGACTCCCAAGTTTGTCGGATGTGGAATAGATGATGGATTCAGGTTGACTTATGGTGGTCTGGATTATCTTGCCTTGAGAACCTTCTCTCGCAGAAAGCCACCAAGTGTTCATTCAGTTGGGACCAGGATTGGTGTCGGCAAAGAAAGCGATATTTACGTCGTCGCAGATGAGCATGGTGAAAAGAGAGTATTGAAGATGCATAGGTCAGTCAACAGATAGACGCAGGGTATTTGGATCGAGTCTCATGACGTTTGCAACAGGTTGGGAAGAATCAGTTTCAGGGCTATAAAGAGCAAACGAGACTACCTTGGGAAGCGAAAGAGTGCTTCTTGGATGTATATGAGCAGACTATCAGCTCAGAAAGAGTTCGCTTTTATGAAAGTAAGGCGGAATATTCGGAAGGAGATTGTATAGTCATATGCTCACCAGAAGGATTATAGGCACTTTATCAACATGGTTTTCCTGTACCAGTCCCCATCGATCAGGCCCGTCATTGCGTTGTCATGTCTCTGGTTGATGGCTACCCATTGTAAGTTATTTAAAGCCAATTCAGTGAGCTCATACTTGTTATTAGGCGGTCTGTCGAAGCTGTGGAGGATCCCGCGGATTTATATTCTAAATTGATGGAGCTTATTGTCCGTCTAGCTCATGCTGGCTTAATTCATGGAGACTTCAATGAGTTCAACATCATGCTTTTGAGGAAGACTGGAGAGCCCATCGTGATTGACTTCCCTCAAATGGTCAGCACTAGACATGAGAATGCGGAGTAGTAAGCATCTTGTCTTGATATGTCAAAATGGGTGTCTCTAACGCCATTAATAGTTTTTTCAATCGCGACGTGAATTGTATTCGTCGTTTCTTCAGAAGGCGTTTCAGATATGAAGCTACTTCTTGGCCAACCTGGAAGAATGTTTTGGAAATCGAAGCTGGAAATGCTGAGAATGCCGTACAAGAGGAAGTAAGCGACGGTCTAACAGATCTTGCGATGGTTCAAAATCGTGTGAGGATTGATTTGGAAGTGGAGGCCAGTGGCTTCGGGCGCGCGTTGCAACGCGAGCTTGAGGACGTGAGTGTTCAATTAAAACGATATTTTTTGGCTCTTGTACTATGGCTGTGATAGATGATAACTTATTTTCAACAGTATATGATTGAAGTGCAAGATATTCCCGCTAGtgagagtgaagaggaagaagaagaagaagaagacgaggacaaaaaggaggaggaggaggcagaGGCATTATCATCACACGTTCAAGGcaatgatgaagaagagctttcTGACGAAGCTGCTGTGGCGGCTCATCTGGAAGCACTCCGCCTTCATCGCGCCTTGGGTAACGATGTCAGCGACGAAGATGCCGGCCCTTATTCGGAACACTCCCTTACGGACTTCGCATCTGATGATGACTCAGATGATTCCGATGATTCTACAGGTGTTGCTCAGACAGACTTCACAACATACACACCTTCAATGCGTAATCAACCTCGTCATCATACCAGATTACCGGTGAAGGAAttcgaaaaaaaggggggagCAAGGAGTGCCATTGCAAAACAAgtagagagagagagacaTCAGACGGAGAGGAAAGCCAATGCGGGAAAAACAAGTGTGAAGTTGGGTAAGCAGAAGGGGCATAAATGGAAGAGCAGTGATAAGTACGTAGTTGGAAAGGATAGTGGGTGGTGATCACATGTAACTTTTTCCTATAAAAGTTTTTGTTGGGCTTATGGGCTATGGCCGGGATGATACTTGGTACAGGCTTTGAGAAGTAGCTGAAGATCATCTCGCGACAAGATCCTGATGATTGACTTCAGTAGTTACGACCCTTCCGGGGGGGAAATTCACTACGGAAGCTgagtgaaggagaaggcgtACTCGGCGATAAGAAACTGATGGAAAAGGGGGGTGATTGCACTTGTTTGCCGCTTGAATGTCTCAACACTCAACATTCAGGGGTACGTAGGACCGGGATTTTTGGCATCAACTTTCCAATTCATTGCCTGTAGAAAAAGGTGTAGGTGGGTGGTTGATTTGTAGAGAGGGCCGATGTTATCGACTCACTGCAGGAGTTGCATGCCCTTTGCAGGTGCCGACATGCGTGCTCAACGCGCATCTCAAACCAGGAGGCCACAACTCCGATTCGAGAGATTACATAACATGATTATCTTAAACTTATCCTCATAATTGTCATAATCTCATTTAATTCTCATAAAGACCTCATTAGACTAGGATTATGTAATTGATTCTTCTCCAAGTGCGACGATGCGAGTTTGCGAGTGATCTCATCGAGCTTAAAAATTAAAATTATTATTAATCAGTCAGTCATTATTCATGGATTATCATGGTCGGCGGGTGGGCGGGGCTCTGCGCTTCTACTTTTTTTGCGAAGGAAGCTCGTCCGTCCTTCATTTCAAACTAGAACATTGTATTGTCAACAGAACAGCAAAGAGGTGTCAAAAGGGGCTCTCCAAATAATGCTTTCTAGGTCTGTGCAGGTGGCAGGGTTGGACCTGTTTGTGTCTTCCAGGGCAGCCAGTTTAAGATGTCAAAAATACTGTGCGCGAAGTCCGTCAAATCTTAAGGTGAGCAATCCGATGCATATCACGCAACATGGACGCTGATGGAATAACCGGCTTTGCAGGAAATGCGGATCCCGAGGAAAACGTCGCAAATGGTCTCGCGACCTTGCATTTCTTTTCGAGGCCTCCACAGTTCTACCTCCTGGAATGGCATTTTCAGTTCTCGGTCTACCACCGCGAAACCATCAGAAACCCAAACAGATGTCGATCAACCTTTAACTCCTTTCCAAGCTCGAGTTGCGGAACTGGAGATCAAGGCTCATGCAAATAAAGAGGATCCGGATGCCCAGCTTGAATTTTTACGCCAGCTTTCCGAAGGAGGAGAATTCGCCGGTTTGGTGGCGTACTACGAAGGAATGGCTCTTGCCGAGGATACATCTGGAAGTCAGGCTCTTCTGAGGAATGATGAAGCATGGGCCATATTCATGGATGCATTGGCGAGATCAGGCAGGTTGGGTGATATAGTGACTAAGGTCAGGAGAAGAGATCAGCTGCTGGCATCCATAGGTGCTAATGGCGGgtcttcctcgtctgcgCCTCTGGTATCTAATCCTACACCATCCTCTGTATCAGCAAACAATTCGTCAACCTCAACGCCTTCTGTCAGTTCTCCAGGTCCTTCATTGACGTCGTCTTTGCTAAGCCGGGCGGTGTCACCGACTTCCCTAGCAAATGCTTCGAATGCTTCTACCTCTCAGTCTCATCCTGGCGCAGGTTCTCCGCTAAATCCGATATACGTACAAATGGCCCCCCCTACTCCGCAGATGAATGCCTGGCGCGCTTTGCGTTGGGTGGCTGGATTCCTGCTTTGGGGGTTTATTATTCTCACGGTCATGTCGATGGTGATAGAGAACACTGGGCTACTGAAGGCAGGCCCTGGTCCTGTCGAGTTTGAACCAGAAGAGGGCAAAATAGTCAAATTCAGTGATGTCCATGGGGTGGAAGAAGCTAAAGCAGTAATTTTCAACCTCCCATGACTAGCTTATACAATATGGCTAATGTCGCTGGGTCCTTAGGAATTGGAGGAAATTGTCGAATTTCTCAAGAATCCGGAGAAGTTCTCGGCTCTTGGGGGCAAGCTTCCAAAAGGAGTCCTTCTGACTGGCCCTCCTGGTACTGGTAAGACTATGCTTGCTCGTGCTGTAGCAGGTGAGGCGGAAGTTCCGTTTTTGTTCGCCTCTGGTTCAAGTTTTGACGAAATGTTTGTTGGTGTCGGAGGTAAGTTTGGCCGCAACACTTCATGAGGCAGCGGCTGCTGATCTGATTGACCGCAGCCAAACGTGTCAGGGAGCTGTTCGCTGCCGCTAGAAAGAAAGCTCCCGCCATCATTTTTATTGATGAGCTCGACGCTATTGGCTCCAAACGAAGCGCCAAAGATCAACACTACATGAAACAAACTTTGAATCAGCTACTTGTGGAACTCGACGGCTTTGAACAGGCGGAAGGtgttatcatcatcgcGGCTACCAACTTCCCTGAATCTCTCGACAAAGCTCTTACCCGTCCTGGTCGTTTTGATAGACATGGTCAGTGTGGCGCCTCTCTAGTAACTCTTAGCTTACTTATATGCGATCAGTTGTGGTCGGTCTTCCTGACGTCCGCGGGCGTATAGAAATTCTCAAGCATCATATGTCCGAAGTGCAATACGATGTGGACGTTGACCCTAGTGTCATTGCACGAGGCTGCCCTGGTATGAGCGGTGCAGATTTACAGAACCTAGTCAACCAGGCGGCTGTCAAGGCTTCCAGGGATGGATCGAACAGCGTTCAATTGAAGCATTTCGAATGGGCTAAAGGTAAGGAAACTGGGTGACTGACGAGTGTGGGGCTAATATAAGTCACAGACCGTATTTTGATGGGAGCTGAAAGGAAATCTCATTATGTGACAGAGGAGTCCAAGCGAGCAACTGCTTATCACGAAGGTGGTCACGCTCTTGTTGCTCTACATACTCCGGGGGCCATGCCTCTACATAAGGTGTAAGCGGTTTCTGGGTTCGTGACAAATGGTACGCTGCTAATACATAATCAAGTACTATTATGCCCAGAGGTCAAGCTCTTGGCATTACTTTTCAGCTACCCGAACAAGACAAGGGTGAGACTTTCGCCATTGCAATGGGTGTCATCGCTTATGATCTAGCAGATTCATATACCCGTCGCGAATTCAACGCTATGATTGACGTTGCCCTTGGTGGCCGTGCTGCTGAGGAAATGATATTCGGACATGACAACGTGACAAGTGGATGCTCAAGCGACCTTCAACGTGCAACAGATGTTGCTACTAGGATGATTCGGGTGCGTCATTTCTTTGATATTCCAGCGTCCATCAGATTGACCCTATCTAGAATTACGGTTTCAGTGACAAAGTTGGATTAGTTGCTcatggggatgaagaatcTGTCTATCTTTCAAGtaagaagaaagacgagaTCGAAAGTGAAATTCGGAGGTATGCAGCAATGGCTCCTATGATGATCATTTTGATGGCTAAGTTGGCTTTTAGTTTCCTTGATCAAAGTATGACCAGAACGGAGAATCTTCTCAAGACGCACGAGAATGAGTTACATCGAGTGAGTACTGCTTGATTGAATCAATATCGGAAAATAGAATTAACGATGATTGTCGCAGCTGGCTGATGCACTCATTGAGTACGAGACTTTATCGTTGGATGAAGTGAAGCAGGTGCTAGAGGGGAAGCGATTAAGCAGACCAACAACTGAAGGGGAAAGTTTAAAAGGTCAAGGTGAAAAGAGTGGGAAGGGTCCCATTGTTGACGGCATTTAGCTTCTAAGAAGATCACTATGCATCGGTCACAGAATAGACGTCAAGGAGCGGATGCTAACTCCTTGTTGTTTGGAGCCGAGTTATTGGTTCtggatcttcttctatGTCCTTATATTCAATGTCTGAACGATGATCGACATCCCCGTGCAGTAATAGGGGATAGCAAAGAGTCGACGGCAACTTAAGAAAGACAAAAACTTTGCTGCCTATCAGATATCAGATAATCTTGATATACGCACCTCGTAAGGCTCATTAATCTTGTCTGTTGTTGCTGTGCCAACTATGTAATTTTCTACTCTGTCCCATCATTCTGCAAGGTTTACCTCAGCGGCTGAGATAAAGATGACAAACTTGATTATTAACATATGCGTCCCTTTGAAGGTTTGTGACCTTATGTCGGTTGACAATTTATGATTAAGTTAACCATTCCGTTCACTCTGATAATTATACACCCAACCCCTTGTCTAATGTCCAGCAATCTCTCCCGAATATTATTCATGATTAACCCTCTAATCAACGAAAGGATCATCTGGTTGTTGACCAGGCAATAACGACGACTATCAGAACTATTAACGTAATTGATAAGCCGCTGAA from Cryptococcus neoformans var. neoformans JEC21 chromosome 3 sequence includes the following:
- a CDS encoding ATP-dependent peptidase, putative produces the protein MLSRSVQVAGLDLFVSSRAASLRCQKYCARSPSNLKEMRIPRKTSQMVSRPCISFRGLHSSTSWNGIFSSRSTTAKPSETQTDVDQPLTPFQARVAELEIKAHANKEDPDAQLEFLRQLSEGGEFAGLVAYYEGMALAEDTSGSQALLRNDEAWAIFMDALARSGRLGDIVTKVRRRDQLLASIGANGGSSSSAPLVSNPTPSSVSANNSSTSTPSVSSPGPSLTSSLLSRAVSPTSLANASNASTSQSHPGAGSPLNPIYVQMAPPTPQMNAWRALRWVAGFLLWGFIILTVMSMVIENTGLLKAGPGPVEFEPEEGKIVKFSDVHGVEEAKAELEEIVEFLKNPEKFSALGGKLPKGVLLTGPPGTGKTMLARAVAGEAEVPFLFASGSSFDEMFVGVGAKRVRELFAAARKKAPAIIFIDELDAIGSKRSAKDQHYMKQTLNQLLVELDGFEQAEGVIIIAATNFPESLDKALTRPGRFDRHVVVGLPDVRGRIEILKHHMSEVQYDVDVDPSVIARGCPGMSGADLQNLVNQAAVKASRDGSNSVQLKHFEWAKDRILMGAERKSHYVTEESKRATAYHEGGHALVALHTPGAMPLHKVTIMPRGQALGITFQLPEQDKDSYTRREFNAMIDVALGGRAAEEMIFGHDNVTSGCSSDLQRATDVATRMIRNYGFSDKVGLVAHGDEESVYLSSKKKDEIESEIRSFLDQSMTRTENLLKTHENELHRLADALIEYETLSLDEVKQVLEGKRLSRPTTEGESLKGQGEKSGKGPIVDGI